agATTCTGGATTAAACACAGTTCTTATGGTTCGCCCATTAAAGGTCGAACCTGAATCTCAAATCCCATGTTTTTCTCAGACTCCAAATATTCAACTTCCGACTGCTATTGCATCCATTGAAAATTCTCCCAGTCCTGTACAAGAACTACATCCAAAAACTAGTTCCCCCCTTTTGCTGCCTGGCATAGAATCTCCCAAGAATCAAGGGGAACTGACTCTGGATGATGTAGAAATGAAAGCATTTTATGCTTCTCTTGATGCCGAGACCTCAGTTATGTCACCTTCCCAAGACACCTCAGTCATTACTGAATTATCCAATTCCACACCTTGTGAAGAGACCAAGAAAGCATTGAAAACACTGCAGGACCTTTTTTCCAAAGATTTCTCTGATCTATTGCATACTGAACAATCTGGTACCATCAAGGCTGCCATTGAATACCTTTCCAAGTTGTCTGCAGACGATGGAATCTCTGTAGAAATGAGGTTGTTGGTATTAGAAGTTTCTAGAGAATTCACTCGCTGGAGTTGCGACTACAATGATGCTAGTAGGAAAATAGAGTCTGCCAGCACCAATATCTCAAAAGCAGATAAACTAGAAGGAAATCTTGAAGCTaacaagaatgagttcaaggaAGTTTTGTCCTTAGAAAATGAGTTGAGCAACCAGTTATCATGTTTggagaaaaggaagaaagagcTAGAAGAGCAGATAGATGCAATTAAAGCCAACATTGCTGTTTTTCAATCGGCTAAGGTAACAGGTACAAAGAGAAAAAGGGAAGTTTTTGAAGAAGCTAAAA
The Glycine max cultivar Williams 82 chromosome 16, Glycine_max_v4.0, whole genome shotgun sequence genome window above contains:
- the LOC100527367 gene encoding uncharacterized protein, whose product is MTNENTTGIEIDYEYEDCNNSKRPKMTSKVWEEMQRIHTTEGSKVLCRHCGKLLQDNCGTSHLKRHLIICPKRPKPMDIITQDSMPTVCFRGPSSVKDSGLNTVLMVRPLKVEPESQIPCFSQTPNIQLPTAIASIENSPSPVQELHPKTSSPLLLPGIESPKNQGELTLDDVEMKAFYASLDAETSVMSPSQDTSVITELSNSTPCEETKKALKTLQDLFSKDFSDLLHTEQSGTIKAAIEYLSKLSADDGISVEMRLLVLEVSREFTRWSCDYNDASRKIESASTNISKADKLEGNLEANKNEFKEVLSLENELSNQLSCLEKRKKELEEQIDAIKANIAVFQSAKVTGTKRKREVFEEAKILKVQRDELKEQVPHLRNELEVAKKNQAHIRAEWSKLGEKFNKSLNAMNCEYLDGKSIEDCPQENSI